Proteins from a genomic interval of Oceanispirochaeta crateris:
- the rfbC gene encoding dTDP-4-dehydrorhamnose 3,5-epimerase has product MPFEFTKTALRGVVIIQPRKFGDERGFFMETYKKSDFMAHGILEEFCQDNHSFSSKGVLRGLHFQSAPHAQGKLVRVLSGAVWDVAVDLVPGSSTYGKHVGIELTAENNTMFYIPPGFGHGFLTLSDDTHFLYKCTAEYAPASDGGVKWDDPELAVKWPLEVGQIPLVSDKDAVLPYLKDLNK; this is encoded by the coding sequence ATGCCTTTTGAGTTTACAAAGACGGCACTTCGTGGAGTTGTCATCATTCAGCCCCGAAAGTTCGGAGATGAACGGGGCTTCTTTATGGAAACTTATAAGAAGAGTGATTTTATGGCTCATGGTATTCTTGAGGAGTTTTGTCAGGACAACCACTCTTTTTCATCCAAAGGGGTTCTGAGGGGCCTCCACTTTCAAAGTGCTCCTCATGCCCAGGGAAAGCTGGTGCGTGTGTTGTCTGGGGCAGTTTGGGATGTGGCTGTTGATCTTGTTCCAGGATCATCTACCTATGGAAAACATGTCGGGATTGAACTTACAGCAGAAAATAATACAATGTTTTACATTCCCCCCGGGTTCGGTCATGGGTTTTTAACTCTTTCTGATGATACACATTTTCTATATAAATGTACCGCTGAATATGCCCCTGCATCCGATGGTGGTGTCAAATGGGACGATCCAGAGCTGGCTGTCAAATGGCCTCTGGAAGTAGGGCAGATTCCCCTGGTATCGGATAAGGACGCCGTCCTGCCGTATTTGAAGGATCTGAATAAATGA
- the rfbD gene encoding dTDP-4-dehydrorhamnose reductase, with the protein MIWLIGNKGMLGQELSLDLENLGLKYIGSDRDVSILEPSVLNAFAEKHNPHIIINCSAYTAVDKAEEDRDAAYAINQRGVANIATLAVARDIPLIHISTDYVFEGTSPSPRREDDPTGPTGVYGASKLAGEEEIRKICTKYFIIRTAWLYGRYGANFVYTMIKLMNKLDTLKVIDDQQGSPTWTQDLTGFIGTILSGESEAYGTYHFSGEGECSWHHFAAEIYRLGREKGLICSDCTINPCTSEEFPTPTKRPAYSLMSKEKVKNTFPEYKVPHWKASLYNFLEGITSNDII; encoded by the coding sequence ATGATCTGGCTCATCGGAAATAAGGGGATGCTCGGACAGGAGCTCTCTTTGGACCTCGAAAATCTCGGCCTTAAATACATCGGCTCCGACAGGGACGTCTCTATACTGGAGCCCTCTGTTCTCAATGCGTTCGCAGAAAAACATAATCCCCATATAATCATCAACTGCTCGGCCTACACCGCTGTAGATAAAGCCGAAGAGGACAGGGATGCCGCCTATGCCATCAATCAGAGGGGCGTCGCCAACATTGCAACCCTTGCTGTAGCACGGGATATTCCCCTGATCCATATATCCACCGACTACGTATTTGAGGGAACCAGTCCCTCCCCTCGGAGGGAAGATGACCCGACTGGCCCCACCGGCGTATATGGTGCCAGCAAGTTGGCGGGTGAAGAGGAAATCCGGAAAATCTGTACTAAATATTTTATCATTCGTACCGCCTGGCTCTATGGACGCTACGGGGCTAACTTTGTCTATACAATGATAAAATTGATGAACAAATTGGACACTCTCAAGGTCATTGATGACCAGCAGGGCTCACCTACCTGGACACAAGATCTGACCGGATTCATCGGAACTATTCTGTCAGGAGAATCAGAAGCCTACGGAACCTATCACTTCTCCGGAGAAGGGGAGTGCAGCTGGCACCACTTTGCTGCAGAGATCTATAGACTGGGACGGGAGAAAGGGCTGATTTGCTCCGACTGTACTATCAATCCCTGTACATCAGAGGAATTTCCCACTCCTACAAAGCGACCCGCTTACTCCCTTATGTCCAAAGAAAAAGTTAAAAACACTTTTCCTGAGTATAAAGTTCCCCATTGGAAGGCCTCCCTTTACAATTTTTTAGAAGGAATAACAAGCAATGACATCATCTAG
- the rfbB gene encoding dTDP-glucose 4,6-dehydratase, translated as MTSSRTFKNILVTGGAGFIGSNFIRVLLNNKEFTGRVINLDKLTYAGNASSLDDVAARFPDRYDFKQGDICDAELVSSLFQSYQIDAVCHLAAESHVDRSIEGPEAFIKTNVNGTFTLLDTARKAWTGQFENKLFHHVSTDEVYGSLGDTGYFFEDTSYDPRSPYSASKASSDHLVMAYFHTYGLPITMTNCSNNYGPYQFPEKLIPVMIENMLLGKALPVYGDGKNIRDWLYVEDHNSAVWTVMQKGRLGETYNIGGENEWENIKLVNTLCEVVATEAGLDVSSLKGLISYVKDRPGHDQRYAINCDKLKSELGWTQSLNFEEGLRKTVRWYLENRAWIENIKSGEYRKWMEKNYSQR; from the coding sequence ATGACATCATCTAGAACATTCAAAAATATACTTGTCACCGGCGGTGCGGGTTTTATAGGCAGTAACTTTATCCGGGTTCTTTTAAACAATAAGGAGTTTACCGGCCGGGTTATCAATCTGGATAAATTGACCTATGCCGGTAATGCTTCCTCATTGGATGATGTAGCTGCCCGCTTCCCTGATCGTTATGACTTTAAACAGGGCGATATCTGTGATGCAGAGCTTGTATCTTCGTTGTTTCAATCCTATCAAATTGACGCCGTTTGTCATCTCGCTGCCGAGAGCCATGTGGATCGCTCCATTGAAGGGCCGGAAGCATTTATTAAGACCAATGTGAATGGTACTTTTACCCTTCTGGATACGGCGAGAAAAGCCTGGACCGGTCAATTTGAAAATAAGCTGTTCCACCATGTGTCCACAGATGAAGTATATGGCTCACTGGGAGACACAGGATACTTCTTTGAAGATACTTCCTATGATCCCCGTAGTCCCTATTCTGCATCCAAAGCATCATCAGACCATTTGGTCATGGCTTATTTTCACACCTACGGACTACCTATCACCATGACAAATTGTTCCAATAATTATGGACCTTACCAATTCCCTGAAAAATTAATCCCTGTGATGATTGAGAATATGCTTCTGGGGAAGGCTCTTCCAGTTTATGGGGATGGCAAAAACATCCGGGACTGGCTCTATGTAGAAGATCATAATTCGGCTGTCTGGACTGTTATGCAGAAAGGCCGGTTGGGAGAAACCTATAACATCGGTGGTGAGAACGAGTGGGAAAATATCAAGCTTGTAAACACCCTTTGTGAAGTTGTCGCGACAGAAGCAGGATTGGATGTATCTTCATTGAAAGGCTTGATTTCTTATGTGAAAGACCGTCCCGGACACGATCAGAGGTATGCCATTAACTGTGACAAACTAAAATCAGAGTTAGGTTGGACCCAGTCTTTGAATTTTGAAGAAGGTCTTCGTAAAACTGTCCGTTGGTATCTGGAAAATAGAGCCTGGATTGAGAATATCAAGTCTGGAGAGTATCGTAAGTGGATGGAAAAAAATTATTCTCAAAGATGA
- a CDS encoding capsule assembly Wzi family protein encodes MKRYFLFLPILFLFITTYGVSNEKIQSTLDQYYTALSLTGVIERPFLQYKSFSTNTWTLSQGDHPWQDQNIQSSPLYKSEEYSLFLETPQWFQSYNLNSPHGINDGGLWQGKGYNSSYSGGLSLLSEFVDLTIYPEFYFSQNQDFVLQELTWSGSEYAYPYSGIDAPQRFGNSSFMDFSWGQSQIRFKYNGWSLGIGNENVWIGHGSTSAHTLSNNADGFPHVDVGVSKADTSWGDVEFKMWWGALKSSDYNVNVDPDTYSDFLSGVHLAWSPFFFPGLTMGINKTSQVSFEEFSMFSLIAAVDPGVIQDYSGGVLNGSDNADGRASITWNWLFDSVGFEFYGEWTTEDYVPSLDHLLVRPNHASGYILGLRQHIPITDYNDRFFIFNAEFSSLMWSRDYYLNGLGWGGGFYRHSMTNLGYSNSGQFLGTGYGPGGDNQHLQLDYYAPFGKAGIYADRTRYNDTKLYSASNILSNNEDWGVPVQWSVGLDGYYFLTHHFSLGGDMAYIFDRNFQTYKNLDYQGIYIAIFVEYRF; translated from the coding sequence ATGAAACGTTATTTTTTATTTTTGCCCATACTTTTTTTATTTATTACAACTTACGGTGTATCTAATGAAAAGATACAATCTACATTGGATCAATACTATACAGCCTTGAGTCTTACAGGGGTGATTGAACGCCCCTTTCTTCAATATAAATCCTTTTCAACAAATACATGGACTCTTTCACAGGGAGACCATCCTTGGCAGGATCAGAATATTCAATCCTCGCCGCTATACAAATCTGAAGAGTATTCACTCTTTTTAGAAACTCCCCAATGGTTTCAATCATACAATCTCAATTCTCCCCATGGCATTAATGATGGCGGACTCTGGCAGGGAAAGGGGTATAATAGCTCCTATTCCGGAGGTCTCAGCCTACTCTCTGAGTTTGTAGACCTGACAATCTATCCAGAATTCTATTTTTCACAAAATCAAGACTTCGTTCTGCAGGAGTTAACCTGGTCGGGCTCTGAATATGCCTATCCCTATTCCGGTATTGATGCTCCCCAAAGATTCGGAAACTCGTCCTTCATGGATTTCAGTTGGGGACAGTCTCAGATCCGTTTTAAATATAACGGTTGGAGTCTGGGGATTGGAAACGAAAATGTCTGGATTGGCCATGGAAGCACCAGTGCTCATACTTTGAGTAATAATGCCGACGGATTTCCTCATGTAGATGTCGGTGTTAGCAAGGCCGATACCTCCTGGGGAGACGTGGAGTTTAAGATGTGGTGGGGTGCCTTGAAAAGCTCCGACTATAATGTGAATGTCGATCCTGACACATATTCTGATTTTTTAAGCGGAGTCCATTTGGCTTGGTCGCCCTTCTTCTTTCCAGGATTAACAATGGGGATTAATAAGACATCCCAAGTGAGTTTTGAAGAATTTTCCATGTTTTCACTCATTGCCGCTGTTGATCCTGGAGTCATCCAGGATTACAGCGGAGGAGTCCTCAACGGTTCTGATAATGCTGATGGTAGAGCTTCTATTACCTGGAACTGGCTTTTTGATTCAGTAGGATTTGAATTTTATGGAGAATGGACTACAGAAGATTATGTCCCCTCCCTCGACCATCTTTTGGTAAGACCAAATCATGCCTCCGGTTACATTTTGGGACTAAGGCAGCATATTCCAATAACAGATTATAATGATAGATTTTTTATTTTTAATGCTGAGTTTTCCTCCCTGATGTGGAGTCGGGATTATTATTTGAATGGCTTGGGATGGGGTGGCGGATTTTATAGACACAGTATGACAAATCTGGGGTATTCCAATTCCGGGCAGTTTTTAGGCACAGGTTACGGCCCAGGAGGGGATAATCAACATCTTCAACTGGACTACTATGCACCTTTTGGTAAGGCGGGGATTTATGCTGATAGAACGCGCTATAATGATACAAAACTATACTCAGCTAGTAATATTCTAAGCAATAATGAGGATTGGGGAGTACCTGTTCAATGGTCTGTAGGTCTGGATGGGTACTATTTTTTGACACATCACTTTTCTCTAGGGGGAGATATGGCATATATTTTTGACAGAAATTTCCAAACCTATAAAAACCTAGATTATCAAGGTATATATATCGCCATTTTTGTGGAATATAGATTTTAA
- a CDS encoding GtrA family protein has protein sequence MNNFKMLFIQAVKFGIVGFLNTAVTFIVIILFKELIGFSIYIANFAGYAAGLMNSFIWNRAWTFKSNQGDLKRQVFLFIAIWCFCFAIQMGVLFLLVDIAGIFEYVSVFMAMVVYTILNFILNRWITFNSKSNAEDNK, from the coding sequence ATGAATAATTTTAAAATGCTTTTTATTCAAGCTGTTAAATTTGGTATTGTCGGATTTTTGAATACAGCTGTGACTTTCATAGTGATTATTCTGTTTAAAGAATTGATCGGATTTTCTATTTATATTGCCAATTTTGCCGGGTATGCAGCTGGTTTGATGAATAGTTTTATCTGGAACAGAGCTTGGACTTTTAAATCCAATCAGGGGGATCTGAAACGGCAAGTCTTTTTATTTATTGCTATTTGGTGCTTTTGTTTTGCCATACAGATGGGAGTTTTATTTCTCCTGGTAGATATAGCAGGAATATTTGAATATGTTTCAGTCTTTATGGCCATGGTTGTGTATACTATTTTAAATTTTATACTCAATCGATGGATTACTTTTAATTCAAAATCAAACGCGGAGGATAACAAATGA
- a CDS encoding glycosyltransferase family 2 protein — protein MRKADKISIVVPIFNEEANINLLYKRLMEQIPLLDLDKYEILFVSDGSTDESENIIKSLGAEDNNVKGLFFSRNHGHQFALKAGLDNSSGDVVVSMDADLQHPPELILPLYERWQSGFDIVQTIRKETEGAGPFKILTAKLYYSFLNFFSDVKVLDGAADFRLMDRKAVDVLGDFNESNLFMRGLIPYIGFKTSYIDFVAADRHGGESKYTIRKMFRFAMDGLMGFSIKPLRMATHLGIWMSFTSVLYLIYVIVSKFFLHNTSPGWSSLVSIVSLLGGIQLVCLGIIGEYVGRAFMELKRRPQYIIAERVNL, from the coding sequence ATGAGAAAGGCAGATAAAATAAGCATCGTCGTTCCCATATTTAATGAGGAGGCAAATATCAACCTTCTTTATAAGCGACTTATGGAACAAATTCCTCTTTTAGATCTGGATAAATATGAGATTCTCTTTGTAAGCGATGGAAGCACAGATGAATCTGAAAATATTATTAAGTCTCTGGGAGCTGAAGATAATAATGTAAAAGGGCTCTTCTTTTCAAGAAATCATGGTCATCAGTTCGCTTTGAAGGCTGGTCTGGACAACAGTAGCGGTGATGTGGTTGTTTCTATGGATGCCGATCTTCAACATCCGCCCGAATTGATACTTCCCCTCTACGAAAGATGGCAAAGTGGTTTTGATATTGTTCAGACAATACGCAAAGAAACAGAAGGAGCAGGTCCATTCAAGATCCTCACAGCCAAACTGTATTACAGCTTTTTAAATTTCTTTTCCGATGTCAAAGTGCTGGATGGAGCAGCCGATTTCAGGTTGATGGACCGAAAGGCTGTGGATGTTTTGGGAGATTTTAATGAGAGTAATCTGTTTATGAGAGGTCTGATTCCCTATATTGGGTTTAAGACGTCCTATATTGATTTTGTCGCTGCCGATAGGCATGGGGGAGAGTCAAAATATACTATAAGGAAAATGTTTCGTTTTGCAATGGATGGCCTCATGGGGTTTAGCATCAAGCCCCTGAGAATGGCGACTCATTTGGGAATTTGGATGTCCTTTACTTCTGTTCTATACTTAATTTATGTTATCGTTTCCAAGTTTTTTCTCCATAATACCTCTCCTGGCTGGTCATCCCTGGTCTCTATTGTCTCCTTATTAGGAGGAATCCAGCTGGTTTGTCTGGGTATCATCGGAGAATATGTAGGTCGCGCTTTCATGGAGCTTAAGAGGAGACCTCAGTACATCATCGCCGAGCGGGTAAATCTGTGA
- a CDS encoding carbohydrate deacetylase translates to MKLHINADDMGASSSVNDSIAQGFKKGALTKLSLMVTTPGFEEACEMIRIEGWSHSLHLNFCEGRPITSPLDIPLLVDKNGCFDKGFIQFWLNCIFSKRFLEQVAVELEAQMKKYSQAFPDQNNLSLDSHQYYHLIPPVLNKILYIIRENPRFTSIRTVREPFLILRSNIHFSIQNICSSNLIKWILLRYLTFHSNKPLRLSGVQSNRYFCGVLYSGNMSYDVYTAFKRFIEKRKFDADSAEILFHPGGASHEDEKLWDNQKDLLRFYRSSNRDNELDELIKIARETPVNEGKR, encoded by the coding sequence GTGAAACTGCATATCAATGCCGACGATATGGGAGCCTCTTCTTCAGTCAATGATTCTATAGCTCAAGGTTTCAAAAAAGGCGCTTTGACTAAGTTGAGCCTGATGGTAACTACACCAGGTTTTGAAGAAGCCTGTGAAATGATTCGGATAGAAGGATGGAGTCATTCTCTTCATTTGAATTTCTGTGAAGGAAGACCTATTACATCTCCTCTGGACATACCCCTTCTTGTGGATAAAAATGGATGTTTCGATAAGGGTTTTATCCAATTTTGGCTAAACTGTATATTCTCAAAAAGATTTCTTGAACAGGTTGCAGTTGAACTAGAAGCTCAAATGAAAAAATATTCACAGGCTTTTCCTGATCAAAATAATTTGTCTTTGGATAGTCATCAGTATTACCATCTGATTCCTCCTGTGTTAAATAAAATCCTTTATATAATCCGTGAGAATCCCCGTTTTACTTCTATCAGGACTGTCCGGGAACCTTTCTTAATTTTAAGGAGCAACATTCATTTCTCCATACAGAACATTTGTTCAAGTAATCTTATAAAATGGATACTTTTGAGGTATCTTACATTCCATTCAAACAAACCTCTACGACTTTCAGGAGTTCAATCGAATCGCTATTTTTGTGGTGTTTTGTATTCAGGGAATATGTCTTATGATGTTTATACTGCATTTAAAAGGTTTATTGAAAAGCGGAAATTTGACGCTGATTCAGCTGAAATACTTTTTCATCCAGGAGGCGCTTCCCACGAGGATGAAAAGCTATGGGATAATCAAAAAGATCTTCTAAGATTTTACAGATCCTCCAATCGAGATAATGAGCTGGATGAATTGATTAAAATTGCAAGGGAAACTCCTGTTAATGAGGGTAAACGATGA
- a CDS encoding glycosyltransferase family 2 protein codes for MTEITVFTASYNYGHLLHRVYEGLCSQTLQNFEWLIVDDCSNDDTQKIVSSWIQNNPPFNIRYYKQKENRGKMAAMNKGVQMATFPLFLLIDADDCLLPKALESFTKRWESLDTEVQETLAALVALCNDQNGELVGTPFPHDPLICDYYEMKFKYHITGDKCEMFRTQALKEYPYYEIDRHVIHSATYFDMSEKYKFYCFNDILRTYYRQEEGRTTLSVRTKKLRFIKGRQFYAEARINKYFDRIPSIKFKIFTYISYIRYSSHLGMSFSESLGHIHKIRRKLICSLIAPVGFLVIFQDKIRKRV; via the coding sequence ATGACTGAAATCACAGTTTTTACTGCATCCTATAATTATGGACATTTGTTACATCGAGTTTATGAAGGACTCTGTAGTCAGACTTTGCAAAATTTTGAGTGGCTCATAGTGGATGACTGCTCCAATGATGATACTCAGAAAATTGTAAGTTCTTGGATTCAAAATAATCCTCCATTTAATATCCGTTATTATAAGCAAAAAGAAAACCGAGGTAAGATGGCCGCTATGAATAAAGGAGTTCAGATGGCCACTTTCCCCCTGTTCCTTTTGATCGATGCAGATGATTGCCTCCTCCCCAAAGCACTTGAGTCCTTTACGAAACGATGGGAAAGTTTAGATACTGAAGTTCAGGAAACACTGGCAGCACTCGTTGCCTTATGTAATGATCAGAATGGTGAACTTGTAGGAACTCCTTTTCCTCATGATCCATTAATTTGTGATTATTATGAAATGAAATTTAAGTATCATATCACTGGTGATAAGTGTGAGATGTTTCGAACACAAGCTTTGAAGGAATATCCCTATTACGAAATTGACCGGCATGTTATTCATTCGGCAACCTATTTTGATATGTCGGAAAAATATAAATTTTATTGTTTCAATGATATTCTTAGGACTTATTATCGGCAGGAAGAAGGAAGAACTACTTTATCGGTAAGGACTAAAAAACTACGGTTTATAAAAGGTCGCCAGTTTTATGCTGAAGCTAGAATTAACAAATATTTTGACCGGATTCCAAGTATTAAGTTTAAAATTTTTACATATATTTCTTATATTCGATATTCCAGCCATCTTGGTATGAGCTTTTCTGAAAGTCTCGGCCATATTCATAAAATACGCAGGAAGTTGATTTGTTCTTTAATAGCCCCAGTAGGGTTTTTAGTCATTTTTCAGGACAAAATCAGAAAGAGGGTTTGA
- a CDS encoding glycosyltransferase family 2 protein yields MKFAFVILHYNERTLEDTQECVDSIRSVSVNQNYHITIVENGSKDRSLSVLKTLYDESSDISLVHSKENLGFANGNNLGCRQAIEEINPDFLIVINNDTVITQEDFVTKIQEIYNTYHFHILGPNIRDRNNHPQNPILEFPISIEQLDKGIRDLTLKLEVLNKSCFLYWLKYKRKKAMKRLVKNILLASPLNHLIGHASLRDKMSRDIQEGIGLHGAALIFSKEYYEMYKDVFYSGTFMYKEEDILYYRVKKHGLRSIYHPGIVIYHKEDRSTDSRFKIGCSKERFIIKNQLASFKVYRDYIRKDLLQKGFS; encoded by the coding sequence ATGAAATTTGCATTTGTGATTCTTCATTATAATGAGAGAACTTTAGAAGATACACAGGAGTGTGTTGATTCAATACGGTCAGTTTCTGTAAATCAAAATTATCATATAACGATTGTTGAGAATGGTTCTAAAGACAGGAGTCTTTCTGTTCTTAAAACTCTATATGATGAGTCTTCAGATATTTCTTTGGTACATTCCAAAGAGAATCTTGGCTTTGCTAATGGGAATAATCTTGGATGTAGGCAAGCAATAGAGGAGATAAATCCGGATTTTCTTATTGTTATTAACAATGATACTGTGATAACACAGGAAGATTTTGTTACAAAAATACAGGAGATTTATAATACTTATCATTTTCATATTCTTGGGCCAAATATTCGGGATCGGAATAATCATCCTCAAAATCCAATATTGGAATTTCCTATATCCATTGAGCAGTTAGATAAGGGAATCAGGGACTTAACTTTAAAGTTGGAAGTCTTAAATAAAAGTTGCTTTTTATATTGGTTAAAATATAAAAGAAAAAAAGCAATGAAGAGATTAGTTAAAAATATACTTTTAGCAAGTCCTCTTAATCATCTGATAGGTCATGCTTCACTCAGGGATAAAATGTCGCGGGATATTCAGGAGGGAATAGGTCTACATGGCGCTGCTTTAATCTTTTCTAAAGAATATTATGAAATGTATAAGGATGTTTTTTATTCAGGAACATTCATGTACAAAGAAGAAGATATCCTCTATTACAGAGTCAAGAAACATGGTTTGCGGTCAATATATCATCCTGGTATTGTGATTTATCACAAGGAAGACCGTTCTACTGATAGCCGTTTCAAAATTGGTTGCAGTAAAGAACGCTTTATCATCAAAAATCAGCTGGCATCTTTCAAAGTCTATAGAGATTATATTAGGAAAGATCTGTTACAAAAGGGCTTCAGTTGA
- a CDS encoding flippase produces the protein MSLDRKKLFTDYIFNLIRMVLNIGLPVFVLPFVLNRIGPENYGIFSYTNSIVSYFCMVAVLGIPEYAARLIARERKSPDLGKTIAEMLILQTCSVTAAMILYFTLFFPFFTSQYRDAYLILSILIFSGYFNGEWFFVGTQRFKFMSLRGMIFKILNVAAMIMTIRHGDDYMKYTLITALTSLGNSLITFLGILKYIHLRDFRNLKVRRHLKPVFVLFSLSVAGLINASIDKTLTGYLVGPLYVGFYTLGFRLSRIILQLFTALNNIIFPRVTSYLAQNDDKQSSRLVSFNMNYILMLVLPIVLGMVLYSQDIISILFDSEMLPAVTSLIILSFIIPFQAIKRLVRQQILLPRDKERVILYITVAGILGNIILNLILVPHYFHNGAAAATLCMEFMDVMICLVYIRYKFGLIILTQDHIKYLLATPIVLIPYYFYGHGKELSLIELFFVVVISAFLYFMGLLLLHDPLFYKLVRKLRIRARKDKSNT, from the coding sequence TTGAGCTTAGATAGGAAAAAACTTTTTACAGATTATATATTCAACCTTATCCGCATGGTTCTTAACATAGGACTTCCTGTTTTTGTATTACCTTTTGTTTTAAATAGAATAGGTCCGGAAAACTATGGAATTTTTTCATATACAAATTCTATTGTTTCCTACTTTTGTATGGTTGCTGTATTGGGTATTCCCGAGTATGCCGCCCGTCTTATTGCCAGAGAGAGAAAGTCTCCTGATCTTGGAAAGACCATTGCAGAGATGCTGATTCTACAAACTTGTTCTGTTACAGCGGCAATGATTCTTTATTTTACCCTTTTTTTTCCTTTTTTCACCTCCCAGTATAGAGATGCCTATCTAATCCTCTCCATCCTAATTTTTTCCGGATATTTTAATGGGGAGTGGTTTTTTGTAGGAACTCAGAGGTTCAAATTCATGTCATTAAGGGGCATGATTTTTAAGATTCTAAATGTAGCTGCTATGATTATGACCATACGACATGGTGATGACTACATGAAGTATACACTCATTACAGCACTCACATCTTTGGGAAACAGTCTTATCACTTTCCTTGGTATTCTGAAATATATTCATCTTCGCGATTTTAGAAATCTGAAAGTTCGCAGACACCTGAAGCCGGTGTTTGTCCTCTTCAGTCTTTCTGTGGCCGGGTTGATCAATGCCAGTATCGATAAGACACTAACAGGATATCTTGTAGGTCCTCTCTACGTTGGTTTTTATACTTTGGGATTCAGACTTTCTAGAATTATACTGCAGCTATTTACAGCTTTGAACAATATCATATTTCCCAGAGTCACAAGCTATTTAGCTCAAAATGATGACAAGCAGAGTTCCCGCCTGGTTTCATTTAATATGAATTACATTCTGATGCTGGTTTTGCCTATAGTATTGGGAATGGTCTTGTATAGCCAGGATATTATATCTATCCTTTTTGATTCAGAGATGCTACCCGCTGTGACATCCCTAATAATCCTGTCATTTATTATTCCTTTTCAGGCAATTAAACGGCTGGTAAGACAGCAGATTCTCCTACCCAGAGACAAAGAGCGTGTTATTCTTTACATTACCGTGGCCGGTATCTTGGGAAATATCATATTGAACCTGATTCTGGTTCCTCATTATTTTCATAATGGTGCAGCAGCTGCTACCCTTTGTATGGAATTTATGGATGTGATGATATGTTTGGTTTATATTCGTTATAAATTTGGTTTAATTATTTTAACCCAGGATCATATTAAATATCTTTTAGCTACACCAATTGTTCTCATCCCTTATTACTTTTATGGCCATGGAAAAGAATTAAGCCTAATAGAGCTCTTCTTTGTGGTAGTTATTTCTGCATTTCTATATTTTATGGGATTGCTGCTCCTTCATGATCCATTATTTTATAAATTGGTCAGAAAGTTAAGAATCAGGGCTAGAAAGGATAAATCAAACACCTGA